TTTCCTCTTGCTCTTTCGATACACATGTAATCACTATGATACCGCTCCTGATCACTCTGACCCGACTCCACTTCGTCTGTCACCAATTTAGTAACCGCAAACAGGTCTCCCAAATTAACATCCTTATTCATGAAACATAATCCAACCAGAAACTGCTGTTCATTTCCAACTTGTGCTATTTTAGCTCCATTGTTGTTTATTATCgtcattcttttttttattttacctttatttaactaggcacgtcagttaagaacaaattcttattttcaatgacggcctaggaacagtgggttaactgccttgttcaggggcagaacgacagatttttaccatgtcagctcagggattcSatcttgcaacctttcagttactagtccaacgctctaaccactaggctacctgccgccccattcttACCAACTTCACTcacgccaacagaaacaaacatttcatCCGCTTCCGCTATTACATGACCTGCCACCGCTGGGCCAGATTCAAGTTTGTCCATCCACCTTCCATATTCCTCCACTCCGAAACCTTTTATCCTTCTCCTATTCtcgttgtagctagctagcgtctCCATTCTGTCCAACATCGCAGTGCGTGTGTTGCCAATGGGCTTGTGTGTTCATTTAGCAAGGAAGACAATATTTGCAAGCAAGCTTCAACACACTGGAAGAACACTCAGAACAGGTGTTATGCAAGCTGCCATTTTCCCAGTTGATTTACTTCAGTATGTATGTTTGAAATATTATGCAACCAATAGAAAATACCTTTTGATACCAGCTTCAGAATAACATTCAGATTGGTTTTGTTGGAGCGATTGATTAGACTGCTAAGTGTCtttgtgcagaaggtccctggttcgcgcacCATGGTCTGGATAACGACGTGAACTACTCTGTTGCACTTAATTCCCTTATCAACCTATTGACCTCACATTCCACCATGAATAAAAACTCCCCATATTAACATATCTCTAAAACCTCTCTTCATCCTTATCTTCTCTCCCAACCAGCTCATACAGAATGCCTGGATCAGCCCAAGCCAACGGCGAGGCCACGTGGCCCAAAGATGTGGGCGTCATCGCCCTGGAGATCTACTTCCCCTCACAGTACGTGGACCAGGCCGAGCTGGAGCAGTTTGACGGCGTGTCGGCCGGCAAGTACACGGTGGGCCTGGGCCAGGCGCGTATGGGCTTCTGCTCRGACCGCGAGGACATCAACTCCCTCTGCCTGACGGTGGTCCAGCGGCTGATGGAAAGGAATGGCCTCTCCTACGACCAGGTGGGCCGTTTGGAGGTGGGCACTGAGACCATCATCGACAAGTCCAAGTCGGTGAAGACGGTGGTGATGCAGCTGTTCGAGGAATCGGGCAACACGGACGTGGAGGGGATTGACACGACCAACGCTTGCTATGGGGGCACCGCCGCCCTCTTCAACGCCGTCAACTGGGTGGAGTCTAGCTCCTGGGACGGTGAGAGGCGTTGCTTTTAACGTTGTGTTGACATTGTGTCAACGTTTTGTTGACCTTCTCAAGTGTggtgtgtttgactgtgtgtgagactgtctattttagtcaaatatttgACTGAAGAACAAACAAGACGTATTTCTTAAGTCTGACACACTACCTCTAAATGGACCTAGTATGCTGACAATAGAATAAccttaaatcaaatgtatcagtCCATAATGAGAGAAGAAATCATCTGTTATTCATAAAGAATATTCAGTATTTGTGTTACCTGTCTGCTTACTGACATCTCTTTCTGCCCCCCTGCAGGTCGTTATGCCCTGGTGGTGGCAGGAGACATTGCAGTTTACGCCACAGGAAGTGCCCGGCCGACAGGGGGCGCCGGTGCGATAGCCATGTTGGTAGGGCCCAACGCCCCACTGGCTTTTGACAGAGGTAGGTCAATATCCTACTGTGTGTAAATAGTTGATGTTGACAAGCTGACTGAAGCATGACTCCCCCCAGCCTGCTGACTGAAGCATGACTCCCCCCAGCCTGTTTATTATAGACACAGttcctctgttgttgtttgtttaagtCATTCAGGTCAATATCAGTTCAACAGTACAACTCAGACCTATTGTATTGACACACAagcgtgtacacacacatgcatacatacacaMAATATCACTCACTGCTCATCTTACTGACGAATACACAGCTTTGTTTACATTTCAACAAGCCATGCGTCAAAGACACCGTCAGTACGTTTCCATCTCATAGATAGCCAGCCATTCATCCAGTGTCTGTctgcagtagagatgaccagggatgttcacttgataagtgtgtgaattagacaagtttcctgtcctgctaagcattcaaaatgtaatgatcacttttgggtgtcagagaaaatgtatggagtaaaaagtacattattttctttaggaatgtagtggagtaaaagttgtcaaaaatataacaagtaaagtacagataccccaaaaaacaacgtaagtagtacttaaaagtactttacactgctgctgaaattccaattcccttcaatgcttttcaatgaggaaaatgtggaattggaatttggtttactttctgaattgactagaATTgacatggaattgaccccaaccctgctctaCAATgggtaaaataaattatatatattttttaatttcacctttatttaaccaggtaggctagttgagaacaagttctcaattacaactgcaacctggccaagataaagcaaagcagggcagcaaaaacaacaacacMGAGTTAYACATGGAATAAAATGGTGCGTCATGTTTGACCTTGCAGGTCTGCGGGGTACACACATGCAGCACGCCTACGACTTCTACAAGCCAGATATGGCGTCAGAATATCCTGTGGTGGACGGAAAGCTGTCTATCGAGTGCTACCTCAGCGCCTTAGATCGCTGTTACTCTGTCTATCGCAACAAGATCCATGCACAGTGGCAAAGAGGTGAGAGAAATTAGCATTTGTACATTTTGTAAGATGCACTTTGCTTGTTTAAAAATTGATAACAACATTGTTCATTTCAATGCATCCACCATACCTTTTCAACAGGCCGTGGTCAATTCAAACACTCGGGTTAATTCAAACACTTTAGGCTAAATCCTAAGTAGGTAAAGTGGGCTTAGGCCAGGCCTATAGTTCCCTTTATAGTCTTAAGTAGTTAACTAAGGTTCATTTCCACTGCGGCCTGAAATTGGTTTAGTGAAAGTAGTGTGTTGCTAATGTCATCGCAGAGGGTAGTTAGGTTAGGTACAGGATTGGACAGTGATCCTGAATACTTTGTCCTTGTGTCACCTACCTCTATAGTATCAGAGAACATTTTAACCAAAGCTTGTATTTTTGCCCACTATCAATATGGAACTTATCCAACCATGAGCTTGATTGAAATCTTGGTACGGCCTTTCtagcagacctgggtcaaatacattaTGCCAAATACTTCCAATATGTGTATTTCAGGTGTGCTTGACTTAGTTTATAGTTTGGGACTAGTCCATTGTTTCTGTTGTTCCTGAGATAGCTTGGGTATTTAAAAGTATTTGATACTGTAGTATTTGACTCCAGTCTGTTCGGTTTTATCATTGACCATCTGAGTAAAACTTGTGTATTTTGTTTTAGATGAGTTTATTAGTTACATGCACAGGGTTGCAGGGGACAGGGGGAGCAACTAGGTGACTAGTGGTGGctgttcagcagcctgatggtctggtggtagaagctattggccagttTTTGCATTATTGGACAGTTTTTCAGTTTTTGCCACGATGCTCAAATACTGCCCGCGTCTGAGTGATTGAAGCGGGGRgaacaggccgtggctcgagtggctgaggtccttgatgatggTCTTGGCTTTCCTGCGACACCTGTCAGTTTGGCTCAAAACATGTCCTATGTTCTACACAGAGGGTGTGGACAAGCGTTTCAGCCTGGAGGACTTTGGCTACATGGTGTTCCACTCTCCCTACTGCAAGCTGGTGCAGAAGTCCTTAGCCCGTCTGGTGCTCAGTGACTTCCTCAGCCACCCCAGGCCGAACACAGAGACTGGACCGTTCAGTGGCCTGGAGGCTTTCAGGTTAGAACTCCACTGTCAGGCTTGCACCTTATTAGCTACGTAGTTCACTACTTTTTGATTGGTCATAAATTACCATAGATATATTATTCCCACACACATCTACAATTTATTTWtattttttatttaaccttcatttaactaggcaagtcagttaaaaaaacTACAGGATTGGTGTGTGTCCCCCACGGGACAGtagagctaatgtaggctaatgtgattagcatgaggttgtaagtaacgagaacatttcccaggacatagacatatctgatatgggcaataaaccaattagggtaataaaccaattaggcacatttgggcagtcttgatacaacattttgaacagaaatgcaatggttcMTTGACTCAGTCTAAAACCTTGCACatacactgccatctagtggccagtgtatgtgcaaggtttttgtaaataaattaaaataaaaacttatttacataagttttcagaccctttgctatgagactcaaaattgagctcaggtgtatcctgtttccatttatcatctttgagttgtttctacaacttgattggagtcccacagttaacagtgcatgtcagagcaaaaaccaagccgtgaggtcgaaggaatcgtccgtcgagcgccgagacaggattgtgtcaaggcacagatctggaagggtaccaaaaaatgtctgcagcattgaaggtccccaagaacacagtggcctccatcattcttaaatggaagaggtttggaaccatcaagactcttccaagagctggctggccacctggccaaactgagcaatcgggggagaagggccttggtcagggaggtgaccaagaacccgattgtcactctgatagagctctagagttcctctgtggagatgggagaaccttcaggccttttatggtagagtggccagatggaagccactcctcagtaaaaggcacatgaccgcttGGAgattgtcaaaaggcacctaaagactctcagaccatgaaacaaatcaaatcaagtttattttatatagcccttcgtacatcagctaatatctcgaagtgctgtacagaaacccagcctaaaaccccaaacagcaagcaatgcaggtgtagaagcacggtggctaggaaaaactccctagaaaggccaaaacctaggaagaaacctagagaggaaccaggctatgaggggtggccagtcctcttctggctgtgccgggtggagattataacagaactatgccaagatgttcaaaatattcataagtgacaagcatggtcaaataataatcatgaataattttcagttggcttttcatagccgatcattaagagttgaaaatagcaggtctgggacaggtggcggttccataaccgcaggcagaacagctgaaactggaatagcagcaaggccaggcggactggggacagcaaggagtcatcatgcccggtagtcctgacgtatggtcctagggctcaggtcctccgagagagagaaagaaagagagaattagagagagccaagattttcaaaatgttcataaatgacaagcatggtcaaataataatcaggaataaatatcagttggcttttcatagccgatcattaagagttgaaaacagcaggtctgggacaggtaggggttccataaccgcaggcagaacagctgaaactggaatagcagcaaggccaggcggactgggccTGGTTCTCATCagaccaagattctctggtctgatgaaaccaagattgaaggaggaaacctggcaccatccctactaagaagcatggaggtggcagcatcatggtgtggggatgtttttcagcagcagggactgggagactagtcaggatcgaggcaaagacgaacggagcaaaatacagagatccttgatgaaagtgctcaggacctcagactggggtgaaggttcaccttccaacaggacaacgcaggagtggcttcagaacaagtctctgaatgtccttgagtggcccagccagagcctgggcttgaacccgatctaacatctctggagagacctaaatagctgtgcagcgacgctccccatccaacctgacagagcttgagaggatctgcagagaggaatgggagaaactccccaaatacatttgtgtcaagcttgtagcgtcatacccaaaaagactcgaggctgtaatcactgctaaaggtgcttcaacaaagtactgagtaaatggtctgaatacttatgtaaatgtgatatttcagttttatttttttatacatttgcaaagaaatctaaacctgtttttgctttgtcattatggagtcgtgtgtagattgatgaaaaaaaaaatgatttcatcaattttagaataagactgtaacctaacaaaatgtggaaaaagtcaaggggtctgaatactttccaaaggcactgtatatatatgactCTAAAAGGCTCTATCCTTCCGTCTGTGTGCTGAGCAGGGAGGTGAAGCCGGAGGAGACCTACTTCAACAGGGATGTGGAGAAGGCCTTCATGAAGGCCAgcacagagatgtttgatcaaaAGACCAAGGCTTCCCTCCTCGTCTCCAACCAGAACGGCAACATGTACACCCCCTCTGTCTACGGCTGCCTTGCTTCTGTCATCGCACAGTAAGTCTCGTCTGAATCAGAGTCAACTCATTTTACATAATTAAATTATCACATGAAAACTTACTACTTGAATTAGTCATCAGCAAGAAGAAATACACATAATATTAGTgtcattattactgtgtaattatgTCTGAAAGTACAGTGTGACAACGTTTGTAATTACTGTGTTACATTGTCCTTACTGACCTAAGCACAGTGTAAATACAGTGTAACTGTTATTACAATAGTTATACAGTATTTAGACAGATCTCAGCACTGTAGCAATAAGGACACTGTAATTAAGTGTTGCTAAAATGATAGTTATGGAGAGGCACACAtagggagtgtttgtgtgtaacaCGTTTGTtcctggacagacacacacctcagCACCTGGCGGGCCAGAGAATCGGCCTGTTCTCCTACGGCTCGGGGTTTGCCGCCACACTCTACTCCCTCCGAGTCTCCCAGGACGCCACGCCTGGTAGGTTCACCTCACACTGGGGTCGTCACCTGTATGGGATGGGGGAAACACCTTGTCAATAGAGATGGGTTCCACTGATATTTACCCTCCAAGGAACTAGAAATTAACCCGTTTCCCCCTCCCTCTAGTCTTGACACTTCTGGATTAGATGGCTGAGCAAATGAGGGGAGGAGAATTGTCTAATGCTAGGGGTTATGAACTGAGCTGGTTGTTTTTGGACTGAGCATTGGTTATTTAGTTGAACTATGAATGAGTAGGTATTGGGTCTTTCCCGGGGTCTGTATTTAATGTCTGTTGGTTGGCCGTCTCCCTCCCTCAGGCTCTGGATTGGATAAGATCTGTGCCAGCCTGTGTGACCTCAAGGCCAGACTGGACTCCAGGAGGAAGGTGTCACCTGCCATGTTCGCTGAAAACATGCAGCTGAGGGAAGAGACCCACCACCTAGGTATGTCCAcactcacaaagacacacacactacacacacactacacagacactacacagacacacacacaaactactcacacacacacacactacacacacaaacacacacacacacacactactcacacacacacactacacacacaaacacacacactacacagacacacacacacaaactactcacacacacacacaaaaaggccTGAGCCTTTATTGAACTCATGTTTCATTTGAAGCCATGTCCGTCCCTTTCCCATCCAGCACCGTACGTGCCCCAGGGCGCTGTGGAGGAGCTGTTCCCTGGGACGTGGTATCTGACCCGGGTGGACGAAAAGCACCGTCGGGAGTACTCCAGATGCTCCCTGAACGACGACTTGCCCCTGGAGGCTGGCCTGGTCAACTCCACCACAGCCACTGAGGTACAATACAATTGTATTGTTCAACGTAAATCGGAAATCAAATaatttataaatgaaataataggTTACTGATAGGTCACTGAGAGACATTTAGTTTGCATGCAGGCACCACACATAAAAATAACTAaatgcacacagagacagaaaaaaacaagCTCCATTGTTCCTTAATTAAATCATTATATTAGCTACATAAAGTGAcattagaaaacaggaactgattTTTACGTGTGGCTTCCTTATTCCCAGCAGCACATCCCAAGCCCAGTGAAGAAGATGCCCCGCCTCCCCGCCTCCACAGCTGGTCCTGAGGCGGTCACCGTTAGCAATGGGGATCATTAAGCTAAGCTTACCTCTGTGAGGTACAGGTAGACATGGAGGACGATCAACAAAGGACATTGGAAACACAATTATAATGCTAGCAGAGAGGACCTTCTCCTCAGAGATATGTTTTCTAACATATTGCTGAATGCTGCGTAAAACCAAGCTATTTAACTATCACATCGTAGAATTTATCTTCAACCATCATTGCTCTCTAATATGTAACAGGGAGTAATATtatatgaaatgtgtgtgttcCATTGGATGCATGGAAAGGAAAAGTGTTTGTCAAGGTAGCAGACATTCCTGAAACTAAAATCCTCAAGATTCCACATAATTCCTGAGCCAGGGTGAAAAATTTGATCAGATTTCGGCTATTAAGATTATGTTTTACATAAGTTTGCATTTCCCTTTTTCAAAAAGaataaaataaagtatttataGCCCAACAAATTCAACaagctatttttatttaattttggaCCAATTCTttgttcaaaatatttttttatcttatCATGGCGCAAACttaacagtgaaaaaaaaaactatgtaaaaaaaatagaagCTCCATTTTAAGTCAACTATTATGTTCACTCTTAGCACCAAGAGGAAATGGAAGCTTGAGGAACATGACTGCCTGCAGGCCTTTGGGGATAAAAAGGGAAGTGAGGCCTGTTTGTTTATCAAATGCTGCTGCTACCGTTGCAGCTTGCTGTAATGACTTGAGCTGTACAAAGGAGCTACACCCCTACTATACCTTAAGATTGACCGCTTTCAGAATACTTCTGTTTGCTATATAGgggaaacaataacaataataattaggTGGGCGCTTATATTTATCCTATTTCACACGTGTAAATTGGAAATgagttttttgcatatcccaactccccccggagataccctcggagagtggggtcacggccagggatcaGACGTTATTGacagcaaccctggagcaattagggttaagtaccttgctcaagggcacatcaacagatgtttcacctactCGGCtggggtattcgaaccagcgacctttcagttacttgcccaatattcttaaccgctagactactAATAGTCAGAATTAGTTTTCTCTTAGGACTCTTTGTTATACCACCATGAACAAATATCAGGGAAGAGGGACTGAACGGTCTGagttacatttaagtaatttagcagatgctcttatccagagacacttacagtagtgagtgcatacatgttcATATTGTTTTGTACAAGTCCCCCGTGGAAAtcgaaacccacaaccctggcgttgcaagctctttgccctaccaactgagcaacaatTCAACAACATGTTTAAATCATGTGATCAATGTTTCCCACGGCGGTGATTGCACTACAGACTAAAACGGTGAAATGCCTCAATTGAGCATGCTGTTTTATAAGAGCTTTTATTCTCACCAGGCTCTGATAATCTATACAATatgtaaaataacattttgtttgaGTTCTTGTTTGTCcttaaatatttttggggaaaacATTTCAGCAGATAAATCTATTTCCTGGAATTATGTAAATTGACATGGTCAATCTAGTCTCAGTGCAGAAACTTTTAAATCAGTTTTAAAAGACATATGTCCAACAAGTTA
This portion of the Salvelinus sp. IW2-2015 linkage group LG4q.1:29, ASM291031v2, whole genome shotgun sequence genome encodes:
- the hmgcs1 gene encoding hydroxymethylglutaryl-CoA synthase, cytoplasmic isoform X2; the encoded protein is MIVSSYRMPGSAQANGEATWPKDVGVIALEIYFPSQYVDQAELEQFDGVSAGKYTVGLGQARMGFCSDREDINSLCLTVVQRLMERNGLSYDQVGRLEVGTETIIDKSKSVKTVVMQLFEESGNTDVEGIDTTNACYGGTAALFNAVNWVESSSWDGRYALVVAGDIAVYATGSARPTGGAGAIAMLVGPNAPLAFDRGLRGTHMQHAYDFYKPDMASEYPVVDGKLSIECYLSALDRCYSVYRNKIHAQWQREGVDKRFSLEDFGYMVFHSPYCKLVQKSLARLVLSDFLSHPRPNTETGPFSGLEAFREVKPEETYFNRDVEKAFMKASTEMFDQKTKASLLVSNQNGNMYTPSVYGCLASVIAQHTPQHLAGQRIGLFSYGSGFAATLYSLRVSQDATPGSGLDKICASLCDLKARLDSRRKVSPAMFAENMQLREETHHLAPYVPQGAVEELFPGTWYLTRVDEKHRREYSRCSLNDDLPLEAGLVNSTTATEQHIPSPVKKMPRLPASTAGPEAVTVSNGDH
- the hmgcs1 gene encoding hydroxymethylglutaryl-CoA synthase, cytoplasmic isoform X3, whose protein sequence is MPGSAQANGEATWPKDVGVIALEIYFPSQYVDQAELEQFDGVSAGKYTVGLGQARMGFCSDREDINSLCLTVVQRLMERNGLSYDQVGRLEVGTETIIDKSKSVKTVVMQLFEESGNTDVEGIDTTNACYGGTAALFNAVNWVESSSWDGRYALVVAGDIAVYATGSARPTGGAGAIAMLVGPNAPLAFDRGLRGTHMQHAYDFYKPDMASEYPVVDGKLSIECYLSALDRCYSVYRNKIHAQWQREGVDKRFSLEDFGYMVFHSPYCKLVQKSLARLVLSDFLSHPRPNTETGPFSGLEAFREVKPEETYFNRDVEKAFMKASTEMFDQKTKASLLVSNQNGNMYTPSVYGCLASVIAQHTPQHLAGQRIGLFSYGSGFAATLYSLRVSQDATPGSGLDKICASLCDLKARLDSRRKVSPAMFAENMQLREETHHLAPYVPQGAVEELFPGTWYLTRVDEKHRREYSRCSLNDDLPLEAGLVNSTTATEQHIPSPVKKMPRLPASTAGPEAVTVSNGDH
- the hmgcs1 gene encoding hydroxymethylglutaryl-CoA synthase, cytoplasmic isoform X1 → MPGSAQANGEATWPKDVGVIALEIYFPSQYVDQAELEQFDGVSAGKYTVGLGQARMGFCSDREDINSLCLTVVQRLMERNGLSYDQVGRLEVGTETIIDKSKSVKTVVMQLFEESGNTDVEGIDTTNACYGGTAALFNAVNWVESSSWDGRYALVVAGDIAVYATGSARPTGGAGAIAMLVGPNAPLAFDRGLRGTHMQHAYDFYKPDMASEYPVVDGKLSIECYLSALDRCYSVYRNKIHAQWQREGVDKRFSLEDFGYMVFHSPYCKLVQKSLARLVLSDFLSHPRPNTETGPFSGLEAFREVKPEETYFNRDVEKAFMKASTEMFDQKTKASLLVSNQNGNMYTPSVYGCLASVIAQHTPQHLAGQRIGLFSYGSGFAATLYSLRVSQDATPGSGLDKICASLCDLKARLDSRRKVSPAMFAENMQLREETHHLAPYVPQGAVEELFPGTWYLTRVDEKHRREYSRCSLNDDLPLEAGLVNSTTATEHIPSPVKKMPRLPASTAGPEAVTVSNGDH